Within the Deltaproteobacteria bacterium genome, the region CCCTGGCCCGGGAGCGCGCGCCCGACGCCGCGGACGTGCGGGTCGCCCAGCGCCAGCTCGAGGCGCGGCGGGAGGCGATCACGACGGCCATCAGCCTGAAGAAGGTCGAGATCAGAGAGCTGGAGGGTGACGCGGAGGACGCCGAGGCCCGGCGGATCAAGGAGGCGATCGAGCGCACCCTGCGCCCGGCGCGCGCGGCCTTCGAGCGGGGCGCCCTCGGCGAGGCCGGCCGGATCCTCAAGGCCGGCCCCGCGCGGGCCGACGATCTGCCGGAGGTGCGCCGGGCGGTGAAGGCCGCGCGGGACGCCCTCCCCCGCTACCAGCGCTCCATCACCGCCGCCCAGCGCTCGGAGAAGCAGCGCGACCTCTCGAGCGCCGCCACCCACTACACCCAGGCCCACCAGGCGGCCCGGAAGATCGACGCCGGGGGCACCCCCACCCAGACCGCCCTCGAGGGCGCGGTGCGGACCCGCTACCTCGCCGGCCGCGCGGCCTTCAACGCGGAGAAGTGGCCCGAGGCCTTTGCCCAGTGGTCCCAGGGCGGGCGCCTCGACCCCTCGGACGCCAACCTCTCCCGCGGGCTGAAGGACCTGGACGCCAAGGCCAAGGAGCTCTACCTGCAGGCCTACGTGAACAAGCCCTCGGTGCCCGAGCGAGCGCGCCGGGGCTTCCAGCTGGTGCTCAAGATGACCCCGCCGGGGAGCGAGTGGAACCGCAAGTCGCGGGAGCAGCTCGCCGAGCTGGGAGGACCCTGACGATGCGCGCGGCGGCCCCCTCGTCCCTCCTCGCCCTCCTCTTCCTGGCGGCCTGCGGACCGCCGGCGCCGGAGGAGTTCGAGCGCCTGCCCCTGGCCGATCCTCTCCCGGACTTCGCCCTCGAGGACGTGAACCCCGCCTCGGCGAGCCACGGGCTCAGCCTGGGGCCGAGCCACCTGCGCGGGAAGGTCTCGGCCTGGTACTTCGGCCACAGCACCTGAAGCTACTGCCGGGGCCAGTTCGGCTCCCTCGACTACATCCAGGCCGAGCTGGACGCCGAGCCGGCCTCCCGACCGATCCAGATCTTCGGCGTGAACGGCGCCGGCCACGAGTCCGCCAACGCCCTGATGGTCGAGGGCCGCACGCTGCCCCTGCTCCAGGACCTCGAGAGCGTGGACGCCTGGGGCAGCTGGTCGGTGATCTACCGGGACGTGATCATCCTCGACCCCGACGGGGTCGCCACCCACGCGGTGAACCTCTCGGCCTTCCCCCTCGACGATCAGCGCCGCATCGACGCCCTCGAGGCGCTGCTGCGCTACGTCGCCGACGAGCTCTGATCACTCCTGGGGCGAGAAGAGCCAGCGGCCGCCCGGGGTGATCCCCGCGGCCTGCCGGGCCTCGGCGGCCTCGAGCACCGCCTCGGGGTCGGTGGCGATGACCTTGTAGCGGCCCTCGAGCCACGGGACGAGCTGATCGCCGTGGTTCGGGTGATCGAGCTCGTCGATCGTCCCGCCCGGGATGATCTGCTCGCTGCGCGGACCCTCCGGGTCCATCACCGTGAACATCCGCAGCGAGGGCCCGTGGGTGCTGGTGTAGTCGCGGTTGAAGCCCGCGACGTTGATGGTGTGCAGCCCGCCGGGCTCGGGGACGGGCCCGAGGTCGAAGGCGTTGGGGACCCCGAAGACCCCGAAGATGGACTGGAGGTGCGCCCGGTGGATCCGGCCCCAGAGCCACTCTTCCGGATCGTTGCCCAGCCGGCCCTGCAGCTCGGTGACGGCGTCGGCCAGCGCCTGCAGGAGGATCTCCTCCCGGGTCTCGACCGTGCCAGCGGAGTTCACGTTGTCGAAGTAGTGGTTGCGGTCCTCCTCCAGGGCGAAGAAGAAGGCCTTGTGCATGGCCTGGTCCGCCCGGCCGGCCCGGCCGGCCACGGCCGCGCCCGCCGCCGAGAGCTCGTCCCGGAAGGTGGCCTCGATCGCCTGGAAGAGCCACGAGGAGAAGAGGCTGGACGCGATCGCCGCCTCGCGCTCGGCGGCGTCGCTGCTCGGCGCGGCGTCGGTGTCGTGATCGGAGAGGCCGGTGGGCTGGCTGTAGTCCCAGGCCGTGAGCCGGGCGAGGGCGTCGCCGATGCCGAGGGAGGTGACCAGGTCCGCCCGGGCGCCGGCCGCGTCCAGGAGGTGAGGCAGGAGGGCCGCGGCCAGGTCGCTCTTCGTGTCGGTCTGGATCTCGCGCATCCGCTCGAGGGTGACCGGCCCCTCGGCCAGGGCCTCCTCCAGCAGCCGGGTGATCCGGCCGGCGCGCAGGCCGAGGTCGCGGGTGTAGTAGAGGTAGTGGGCGTCGTTGACCGGGTTGCCGTCGGCGGTGGTGCCCACGATGTCGTTGTTGGCGGTGACCAGGAAGCCGCTCGCGGGGTTGTCCGCCTGGGGCAGCTCGTCGACCGGGATGTCCCCCTTCCACTCGTGGGTCCCCTCGCCGGGCATCGGCAGCCAGGGCGGGCTCGCCGAGAGGTCACCGTCGCGGATGGGCACCCGGGCGTAGGGGAAGTAGGCGACCTCACCGTCGATGTCGCCGATGAGCAGGTTCTGGGCGCCCACCTCGAAGTCGAGCCAGGCCGTCTTCGCCTCGGCCACGTTGCCGGCCTTCATGATCCCCAGGGCCGCGCCGATCTCGTTGCTGACCTCCATCCCGGTCCAGCGGCCGGAGATCGCGGTCGCCCCCCGGCTCGGGTCGACGCAGGGCTGGTCCGGATCGGCGAGCTCCTGGGCGCTGAAGCCCTCGGAGGACCAGAGGGGGCCGTGGTGCGGCACGATGCAGAGCTTCTCCTCGTCGAAGCCGTCGCCGTCGAGCGGGCCGCGGGGGAAGCGGACCGTGACCTTCTGGACGGCGACGTCGCTGCCCTGGAAGCGCACCGTGTCCACGCCGGTGACCGTCTCCTGGTAGAGGTCCGAGACGTCGTAGCCCATGGTCGTCACCGACCAGGCGATCTGCTGGTTGTGGCCGATCATGATGCCGGGGGTGCCCGGGAAGGCGACGCCGCGCAGGTTCATCTCGCCCTTCGCCTTCGGGAGCGAGGTCGCGTCGATGTGCACCTCGTGCCAGACCGAGGGCGACCAGAGGGGCAGGTGCGGATCGTCGGCGACGATCACCCTGCCCTCGGCGGTGTGCTCGGCCGAGACGATCCAGTTGTTCGAGCCGGGCTCGGCGCCGAAGAAGCGGTGGAGGTACTCGGGGCCCTCGCGCGCGTCGAGGGCCGCCTGGATCGCCGGCGCCGCCTGGCGCAGGCGCTGGAGGAGGGCGGCGTCGGGCCTCCACTTGCTCCCCAGGGCGCCGCTCCCGTAGTAGCCCGGCAGGGCGAAGGTGGGATCCAGGGGCGCCGAGGGCGCCAGATCGGCGAAGGTCTGGGCGTCGAGGCCCGCGGCCATGGCGGCGCCGCCGAGCTCCACGTCCAGCTGGGCCGAGAGCATCATCGAGAAGAGGCGGCCGATGGCCACCGTGTCCACCGGGGCCCAGTCCGCGGGCTCCTCGGCGCCGTCGAGGACCAGGCCGAAGTCGTACTCCCCGGGCACCGGCGCCCGGGCGCTGCCCATCTCGTCGAGGTAGGCGTTCACCCCCGCGGCGTAGGCCTCGAGGTAGGCCAGGAGGTCGGCGTCGAGAGACTCGACGATGTGCTCGGCCACGTGGCGGCCGTCGGAAGGGTGGGTCATCACCCGCCGGGTCTCCCGGTCCACCGAGCGCACCGCGGGGTTGGCGCCGAAGAGGACGCCGAGGGTGCCCTTGCCGTAGTTGCGGAAGAGGTCCATCTCGAAGAAGCGGTCCCGGGCCTGGATGTAGCCCTGGGCCGTGACGCACTCGAGATCCTCCCGGCAGTAGATGTGGGGGATGCCCCACTCGTCCCGCAGGACCTCCACCTCGTGGGCGATCCCCGGCAGGAGGATCTCCTCCTCCGGCTCGAGCGCCTTGAAGCTGACCTTGCTGCAGCCGGCCAGGCTGGTGGCGAAAAGCGGCGCGAGAGCGAGGAGCAGGAGCGTCTTCTTCATCGGGGCTTCCTTTCGAGGGCGGCGCATTCTCCCGCCCGGCCCCCGATCCGGCAAGGCGGGCCGGACCCCCAGACGATCTGGGTCAACGACCCCGTTCGGCATAGATTGCAGGCTCACCTAGCGGCCCCCCGCCGCCCCTTCGAATCCGAGGGTCTCCCATGCTGCGCCGTCTCCTGCCCACCCTGCTCGGCCTCTCCCTCCTCGCCGCTGCCGGCTGCCCGACCAAGATCGACCGGACGCCAGAGGTGCTGCTCTTCACTGCCGACCCAACCGAACGCGTCGGCGCGGGAAGCGTGACGCTCAGGTGGATCACCCGAAATGCCACCTCCCTCGAGTTGATGGGCCCCAGCGGTGCCATCGACACCGGAATGGCTCTGCCAGGGGACGGTCGGGTCACCGCATTTCTGGACGAGAACGGCGCCTTCTCCTTCACCCTCATCGGAATCGGCGACGAGGGCCTGCGATCGAAGCCCGCCGTGGTCTCGGTTTCAGTGAGCGGGGTCGGGCAACCCAGGATTCTCGAGTTTTCGGCCCAGCCCCCCCGTATTGCCGAGGGCCAGCCGGTGACTCTGACATACCGCGCCGAGTACACGACCTCCGTGGTTTTCCGGGACAGCACTGGGGATGCGATTCTTCGACGGAATGACGCCGAAGGGACGGTCTCCTTCTCACCCACCGCCGACGAGACCTACACCCTCGAAGCCTACGGTCAGTCCGACTGGATGGCATCTGCCACAGTCTTGGTTGAGGTCGATCCAGCACCTGACATCCTCGTTTTCGCTGCGTCACCTGCGGATCCAGTTCTGCTGGAAACACCTGTCGTGATCTCCTGGGAAACCGCTTTCACCGACCGGGTTGTCCTGCGCGACCCCTACGGTACGATCGTAGTGGACTCGGCCACCGAGACGACGGGCACGTACACGACGTCAGCAGCGAGGGCCGCCTCCTGGGAGCTCGAGGCCATCAACTCCCTGGCGACCGCAACCCGCACTCTTTCTCTCGACGCCTTCGGGCCGCCCACCATCGAGAGCTTCGAGGCCGACCCCTCCCTTCCTGTGGCCCCCGGCACAGAGGTCACCCTGAGCTGGACCACCAGTGAGATCGATACGATTCGGATTCTGGACGACGCAGGAGGCGAGGTCCTCACGAGCTCACCCTCCCTCGTGACCAACCACCGGGTCGGCCCCACTGAAACCACGCTCTACACCCTCGAGGGCACGGGGCCAGGTGGAACCGCCACGCGAGAGGTGACCGTCACCGTGCATCCGCTCCCGATAATCGACTCGTTCACCTTCTCCCCTGGGTCCCCCATCGATCCGGGAAGCGACATTTTCCTCGAATGGACCACGACGAATGCCGACAGGGTACGGCTCCTCGACGGCACCGGAGGCGTCCTCGCCGACACCACCCTGGATCTCGACAGCGGCAGGACGGTGGCGATCCCCCTCGACACATCCTTCACTCTGGAGGCCAGCAACGATGTGGGCCAGGCCTCGGCAGCGGTGTCCGTTGAGACCCTGGTGGTCATCGATCGCTTCGAGGCGGTCCCTTCCACCATCCCTCCCGGCGGGGTCGTCGCTGGACAGTGGGATGCCCGGGGAGGGCTGGGCTAC harbors:
- a CDS encoding penicillin acylase family protein encodes the protein MKKTLLLLALAPLFATSLAGCSKVSFKALEPEEEILLPGIAHEVEVLRDEWGIPHIYCREDLECVTAQGYIQARDRFFEMDLFRNYGKGTLGVLFGANPAVRSVDRETRRVMTHPSDGRHVAEHIVESLDADLLAYLEAYAAGVNAYLDEMGSARAPVPGEYDFGLVLDGAEEPADWAPVDTVAIGRLFSMMLSAQLDVELGGAAMAAGLDAQTFADLAPSAPLDPTFALPGYYGSGALGSKWRPDAALLQRLRQAAPAIQAALDAREGPEYLHRFFGAEPGSNNWIVSAEHTAEGRVIVADDPHLPLWSPSVWHEVHIDATSLPKAKGEMNLRGVAFPGTPGIMIGHNQQIAWSVTTMGYDVSDLYQETVTGVDTVRFQGSDVAVQKVTVRFPRGPLDGDGFDEEKLCIVPHHGPLWSSEGFSAQELADPDQPCVDPSRGATAISGRWTGMEVSNEIGAALGIMKAGNVAEAKTAWLDFEVGAQNLLIGDIDGEVAYFPYARVPIRDGDLSASPPWLPMPGEGTHEWKGDIPVDELPQADNPASGFLVTANNDIVGTTADGNPVNDAHYLYYTRDLGLRAGRITRLLEEALAEGPVTLERMREIQTDTKSDLAAALLPHLLDAAGARADLVTSLGIGDALARLTAWDYSQPTGLSDHDTDAAPSSDAAEREAAIASSLFSSWLFQAIEATFRDELSAAGAAVAGRAGRADQAMHKAFFFALEEDRNHYFDNVNSAGTVETREEILLQALADAVTELQGRLGNDPEEWLWGRIHRAHLQSIFGVFGVPNAFDLGPVPEPGGLHTINVAGFNRDYTSTHGPSLRMFTVMDPEGPRSEQIIPGGTIDELDHPNHGDQLVPWLEGRYKVIATDPEAVLEAAEARQAAGITPGGRWLFSPQE